Genomic DNA from Taurinivorans muris:
AGCTTTTCATCAGCGATAAGAGCTGAAAGAACGTCTTTGACTTTACGCGGGCTTGCACCTTCGAAAAGTTCAAGGAAGTTGTTGAAGTAGAATTTGGTTTTTGAGCCGCTTTTGCTTTCGAGGAAGTCGATAACTTTCTTCTTATCGTCTTCGGTAACGGCAGCGTGAGCGGCAGCAGCGTGAGCGGCAGCGCCTTCATAAGCGTGGAGAGCAGCATCGGTAAATTTGAACTGAGTGCTTTGACGCCATGTGTAGTAAGCCGGGTCACGGAAATCGTCGATGAGGTGATGGGTAAATTCCAAGTCGCAAAGTTCGAAGAATTTTTCCCAGCCGATACGTTCTGCCCATTCGCCGAGGCGTTCGTATTTGCGGGCATGCTGTGCATAAACGTCGATGATATGCTTGATTGTTTTGGTAAGTGTAGGCCAGCGTGGAGTTTCGTTAGGAATGTAGTGAACCACAACCTTTGAGAACTTAGGCATGCTGATACGGTTGGATACCTTGCCGCCAACCATGATAACGACACCATCGCCGCCTTGACCGTCAGAAATCGGAAGAGCAGGGCACATGGTGTAGCAGTTGCCGCAGTACATGCAACGTTCGCTCTTGATAGCGATGGAGTTGACTTTTTGTCCGTTGAAGTCTTCTTTTGAAGGACGGACAGCGGCAACAGGGCAAGCTGCAACAGCGAGAGGAATTTCGCAAAGTTGGTCAACCCATTCATGGTCGATCATAGGAGGTTTGCGGTGGATACCTACGATAC
This window encodes:
- a CDS encoding dissimilatory sulfite reductase D family protein codes for the protein MDFLESKSGSKTKFYFNNFLELFEGASPRKVKDVLSALIADEKLMYWSSGSTTMYGLKGSGKKEED